One part of the Candidatus Wallbacteria bacterium genome encodes these proteins:
- a CDS encoding DUF501 domain-containing protein, whose translation MISETDLQVIQGQLKRKINPSGSVSRYCSWNFPSVIQCLPETEQGTPFPTLYWLSCPHLRYQVDKLEQKGLVKEISAQIRSDPKLMENYRKATEVYREERSALYLTIHPGLTIPEALETGIGGIREWRNLKNLKCLHTHLAFHLINRSEIVGGILNGLSLYCPTGACAGFIQAGI comes from the coding sequence ATGATTTCTGAAACCGATCTCCAAGTAATCCAGGGGCAGCTGAAGCGGAAAATCAATCCTTCCGGGTCTGTTTCCCGCTACTGCAGCTGGAATTTTCCCTCAGTGATTCAGTGCCTCCCTGAAACTGAACAGGGCACTCCATTTCCAACTCTCTACTGGCTGTCATGTCCTCATCTCAGATACCAGGTGGATAAGCTGGAACAGAAAGGGCTGGTAAAGGAAATTTCCGCTCAGATCCGCTCAGATCCCAAGCTGATGGAGAATTACAGAAAGGCAACTGAGGTTTACAGGGAAGAGCGCTCCGCGCTGTACCTCACTATCCATCCTGGCCTGACAATTCCGGAAGCCCTGGAAACAGGCATCGGAGGGATCAGGGAATGGCGGAATCTTAAAAATCTGAAATGCCTGCATACGCATCTGGCATTTCATCTGATCAACCGGAGCGAGATTGTAGGTGGAATTCTGAACGGCTTAAGCCTTTACTGTCCGACCGGTGCCTGCGCCGGGTTCATTCAAGCCGGAATTTAA
- a CDS encoding NHL repeat-containing protein, protein MNCPGCGLVILPDIVLEDGQVFLLHREKKYRLALEDDHPRLIPVEAKKIESDELLQVIKLEIPPEEFILRSSREPRERRPASEAVLEALSKVKQTSGLSVQDRVFETGIIENSQRSFAMYVVDSGNHRVLCLNARGEQQGFFGGYGQKPGSFFHPKKIARDSDGNLWVTDAKNCRLQKFNPNGGFLLETGKSGDEPGDFSYPAGIFHFQKRLYVADTLNHRIQIFNQDGSLVGCFGQAGEELGSLNRPYGISVEDDGSIWVSEIGQHRLQKFSAEGDPIFTVGSFGKSPENLNSPAGLLVNGEVVVADSGNHALKFFTRQGKFIRALSGPELDLNTPMDVLKDPGSKGFWVVDSWNHRIVRLTMDGRLEFATGRFGAMSGEFDTPTALMVV, encoded by the coding sequence CTACCGGACATCGTCCTGGAGGATGGGCAGGTTTTTCTGCTCCACAGGGAGAAAAAATACAGGCTTGCCCTTGAAGATGATCACCCCAGGCTGATTCCGGTGGAAGCGAAAAAAATCGAGAGCGATGAGCTTTTACAGGTCATCAAGCTGGAAATTCCACCCGAGGAATTCATTCTCCGGAGTTCCAGGGAACCCCGCGAGAGAAGGCCGGCTTCAGAGGCTGTCCTGGAAGCATTGTCAAAAGTAAAGCAAACCTCAGGATTGTCTGTGCAGGACAGGGTTTTTGAAACCGGAATCATTGAAAACAGCCAGCGCAGCTTTGCCATGTATGTCGTTGATTCAGGAAATCACCGAGTCCTGTGTCTCAACGCCCGGGGGGAACAGCAGGGATTCTTCGGCGGTTATGGGCAGAAACCCGGCAGTTTTTTCCACCCCAAGAAGATAGCCAGGGATTCAGACGGAAATCTCTGGGTGACGGATGCTAAAAACTGCAGACTTCAGAAGTTCAACCCGAACGGAGGATTTCTGCTGGAAACAGGTAAATCAGGGGATGAGCCTGGCGACTTTTCTTATCCTGCAGGCATCTTTCATTTTCAGAAAAGGCTGTATGTCGCTGACACGCTGAATCACCGCATCCAGATTTTCAACCAGGACGGCAGTCTGGTGGGCTGTTTTGGCCAGGCCGGGGAGGAACTGGGCAGTCTCAACCGGCCTTACGGAATTTCCGTGGAAGACGATGGCTCGATCTGGGTGTCTGAGATTGGGCAGCACAGACTGCAGAAGTTTTCAGCGGAAGGGGACCCGATCTTTACGGTGGGATCCTTCGGGAAATCCCCTGAAAACCTGAACAGTCCGGCAGGACTATTGGTGAACGGCGAAGTCGTAGTCGCAGACAGCGGAAACCATGCCCTGAAATTCTTCACCAGGCAGGGAAAATTCATCAGAGCCCTTTCCGGACCTGAACTCGACTTGAATACCCCGATGGATGTACTGAAAGATCCTGGCTCTAAAGGGTTCTGGGTCGTGGATTCCTGGAATCACCGCATTGTCAGGCTGACCATGGATGGCAGACTCGAGTTCGCAACCGGCCGCTTCGGCGCCATGAGCGGCGAATTCGACACCCCGACCGCTCTGATGGTGGTTTAG
- a CDS encoding TetR/AcrR family transcriptional regulator, which yields MPKTTFLNLPDDKKQRIFQSAVAEFGDFPFETASISRIVRNSGISKGSFYQYFEDKKDLFRYVVSVVSDKKHYLMEKILEQKKNLPFFSMLRELFFEGCLFGKNNPELAAIADNLMKDPYLKEEFLNENLQRVHEFAVKLLKIGLDKGEVDDGIDLYFTAGMLISLNIGIAHCLSREAKYSDLELRSTVEKMMNFVENGIKIKKYKKNKERK from the coding sequence ATGCCGAAAACAACCTTTCTAAATCTTCCTGACGACAAAAAACAGCGCATCTTCCAGTCTGCAGTTGCCGAATTCGGCGATTTTCCCTTTGAAACAGCCAGCATTTCCAGGATAGTCAGGAATTCAGGCATTTCCAAAGGCAGTTTTTATCAGTATTTCGAAGACAAGAAAGACCTGTTCAGGTATGTTGTTTCAGTGGTTTCAGATAAAAAACACTATCTGATGGAGAAAATTCTGGAGCAGAAGAAAAATCTGCCGTTTTTCAGCATGCTGCGCGAACTTTTCTTCGAAGGCTGTCTGTTCGGCAAGAACAACCCGGAGTTGGCGGCGATCGCTGATAATCTGATGAAGGATCCATATCTCAAGGAAGAATTCCTGAATGAAAATCTCCAGAGAGTGCATGAGTTTGCGGTAAAATTACTGAAGATCGGGCTGGATAAAGGCGAAGTCGATGACGGGATCGACCTTTATTTTACTGCAGGCATGCTGATCAGCTTGAATATCGGTATTGCGCATTGCCTGAGCCGCGAAGCAAAATATTCAGACCTGGAATTGAGATCTACAGTTGAGAAGATGATGAATTTCGTTGAAAATGGAATCAAAATCAAAAAATATAAAAAAAATAAGGAGAGGAAGTAA
- a CDS encoding efflux RND transporter periplasmic adaptor subunit, with the protein MKKLMGLVFLTGLLGMAFAVTQVVVSEVKNGNIKEVLSFSGEIKPYVEYIVAPDVSATVMAVNVEDGIAVTTGEVMIVMDRERFRIVLEQAEGTLKNAQQKSNEAENDYKRNKILFDEHVINQKSFESAQSALSAAQSGLTSAKAAHELAKLNLERTEIKSPISGFFAGRNVILGQTVSPGMVLGRVLDLKTVYAETKISENQIRLVQQGQACMVEDAYPAKVAYVDLYADTSRAFRVKLMMDNTAGFKAGMYVKGEITVNNYQNVPLVPETALVQLKGEYSIFCVNGGKAKQKSVVPVAKENGQVYAKGIDSGEQVVITGQGSLKDGDAVSLTGEGK; encoded by the coding sequence ATGAAGAAGCTGATGGGATTAGTTTTTCTGACCGGACTGCTTGGCATGGCCTTTGCAGTCACGCAGGTTGTAGTATCTGAAGTGAAAAACGGGAATATCAAGGAAGTGCTGAGTTTTTCAGGGGAAATCAAACCCTATGTGGAATATATAGTGGCTCCGGATGTTTCTGCCACAGTAATGGCAGTGAATGTTGAGGACGGCATCGCGGTAACCACCGGTGAAGTCATGATCGTGATGGACCGGGAACGCTTCCGGATCGTCCTGGAGCAGGCTGAGGGAACACTGAAAAACGCCCAGCAGAAAAGCAATGAAGCTGAGAACGATTATAAGAGGAATAAGATATTGTTCGACGAACATGTGATCAACCAGAAGAGCTTTGAATCAGCTCAGAGCGCGTTGAGCGCAGCACAGAGCGGACTGACTTCCGCCAAAGCAGCACATGAACTTGCCAAGCTCAATCTGGAGCGCACAGAAATCAAGTCCCCGATCAGCGGATTTTTCGCAGGCCGCAATGTGATACTCGGGCAGACCGTCTCGCCGGGCATGGTGCTGGGAAGGGTGCTGGACCTGAAAACCGTTTATGCTGAAACCAAGATTTCCGAAAACCAGATCCGGCTGGTGCAGCAGGGACAGGCTTGCATGGTCGAAGACGCTTATCCCGCAAAAGTGGCTTATGTTGATCTTTACGCCGACACCTCCAGAGCCTTCCGGGTGAAGCTGATGATGGACAATACTGCCGGATTCAAGGCTGGCATGTATGTCAAAGGTGAAATCACTGTGAATAATTATCAGAATGTGCCGCTGGTGCCTGAAACCGCACTGGTGCAGCTCAAAGGCGAGTATTCAATTTTCTGTGTCAATGGCGGGAAGGCTAAACAGAAAAGTGTGGTACCTGTGGCCAAGGAAAACGGACAGGTTTATGCGAAAGGCATCGATTCCGGCGAACAGGTCGTAATAACTGGACAAGGCAGTCTGAAGGACGGCGATGCTGTCTCCCTTACAGGAGAGGGCAAGTGA
- a CDS encoding aldehyde ferredoxin oxidoreductase C-terminal domain-containing protein codes for MKTSPFLKNPLITREEVFKFCEEAKKNNFNMVPVPINFLGQVRDKFPELKFSALIGYPFGTSLPQAKKVETQEAVKLEVAGIELLLNVSAIKGRDEETLKREIDLVTKAAGKIPVKIVLEDSMLDSNDGRFIYALLEEYDLVVRDGIGSDRGGLRTSGGRLYGKIVRVKLDDLSVSIEEQPENYGILAGRPLAVRILSEGNLALESALSEHNKLVIAPGLLDGFRISGACRVTMAAKSPLTGTLKSPFLLGNTGFLLGNIGLRALVIEGKHQGDEWYLLRITNDKVEVLPANKFLGLKTFQLVEKLKGNFGEKIGVLAIGPAGEREYYTSTVLGLDYQGLPTEMLSRGGGLGAVLGSKKIKAIIIDPERSGFLNPKNREIFANFSDQFEGILNKNTLISRSFKKYGSSVFLDLVNQAGALPTRNFTSGNFDRASYINHLALHEKLSVKGKNTGLSCCYFCNISCSNRYPDLDGGVITNRLGYDSLAGFGANLGLDSLIEIANLERWALEFGVDHTELAATLGFMLGEHHKGDFANLALIMKLLERMEKSEGFDSILNQGVAILGRALGYERIPALKGEALSFYDPRVLKTMGASYLTSTQISDPLSAFPLASELLKLRKDEMDNSRKIGELTSNYQLIGVALDFLGFCPFLLFPLVEDTTLLDLMMELANNALGIRIPAKEVLIRSRYTIDRERNFNHRAGVADMDLPRFFYQEKLPPRDTVFDLNFDDLKKAF; via the coding sequence ATGAAAACATCACCTTTTTTGAAAAATCCTCTGATTACCAGGGAAGAAGTCTTCAAATTCTGCGAGGAAGCGAAAAAAAACAATTTCAATATGGTGCCTGTTCCGATTAATTTTCTGGGACAGGTGAGAGACAAGTTCCCTGAACTCAAATTTTCCGCCCTGATTGGATATCCGTTTGGAACCTCCCTGCCTCAGGCCAAGAAGGTCGAAACGCAGGAAGCCGTCAAACTGGAGGTCGCAGGGATCGAACTGCTCCTGAATGTCAGCGCCATCAAGGGCCGGGATGAGGAAACGCTCAAACGTGAAATCGACCTGGTGACTAAAGCTGCAGGCAAAATCCCGGTGAAGATAGTGCTGGAAGATTCCATGCTTGACTCCAATGACGGCAGATTCATTTATGCCCTTCTCGAAGAGTACGATCTGGTGGTTCGTGACGGGATCGGCTCTGACAGGGGCGGATTGCGGACCAGCGGAGGCAGGCTGTACGGCAAGATCGTGAGAGTGAAGCTGGACGACCTGTCGGTCTCTATCGAAGAACAGCCGGAAAATTACGGAATACTGGCTGGAAGGCCTCTGGCGGTAAGGATTCTCTCAGAAGGAAACCTGGCTCTGGAATCCGCTCTTTCAGAGCACAACAAGCTTGTAATAGCTCCCGGTCTGCTGGATGGTTTCAGGATTTCAGGGGCCTGCAGGGTTACCATGGCAGCGAAATCTCCGCTGACCGGAACATTGAAGAGCCCATTCCTACTCGGCAATACCGGATTCCTGCTCGGCAACATCGGCCTGCGCGCTCTGGTGATTGAAGGAAAGCATCAGGGGGATGAGTGGTATCTGTTGCGCATTACCAACGACAAAGTCGAGGTCCTGCCAGCCAATAAATTTCTGGGCCTTAAAACATTCCAGCTGGTGGAAAAGCTCAAGGGCAATTTCGGCGAAAAAATCGGAGTGCTCGCGATCGGGCCTGCCGGGGAACGGGAATATTATACTTCCACAGTTCTGGGACTTGATTATCAAGGCCTCCCTACTGAGATGCTGAGCAGGGGAGGGGGATTAGGCGCGGTTCTCGGTTCCAAGAAGATCAAGGCAATCATCATCGACCCTGAAAGATCCGGATTCCTGAATCCTAAAAACAGGGAAATTTTCGCCAATTTTTCAGATCAGTTCGAAGGAATCCTGAACAAAAACACACTGATCAGCAGGTCATTCAAAAAATATGGAAGTTCGGTCTTCCTGGACCTGGTCAATCAGGCTGGAGCTCTTCCTACCAGGAATTTCACTTCCGGAAACTTTGACAGAGCAAGCTACATCAACCACCTGGCCCTGCATGAAAAACTGTCTGTCAAGGGAAAGAACACCGGATTGTCCTGCTGCTATTTCTGCAATATCAGCTGCTCGAACCGATATCCTGATCTGGATGGCGGAGTGATCACAAACCGCCTCGGATATGACAGTCTGGCCGGATTCGGGGCTAATCTCGGGCTGGACAGCCTGATCGAGATCGCAAATCTTGAACGCTGGGCTCTGGAATTCGGAGTGGATCATACGGAACTGGCCGCTACTTTAGGATTCATGCTGGGAGAGCATCATAAGGGAGACTTCGCGAATCTTGCTCTGATCATGAAACTGCTCGAGCGTATGGAAAAAAGCGAAGGTTTCGACTCCATCCTTAATCAGGGAGTGGCGATTCTGGGCAGGGCGCTGGGATACGAGCGGATTCCTGCTCTCAAGGGTGAGGCATTGTCGTTCTATGATCCCCGTGTTCTCAAGACTATGGGAGCGAGCTATCTGACCTCCACCCAGATTTCAGACCCTCTGAGCGCTTTTCCTCTGGCTTCCGAACTTCTGAAATTGCGCAAAGACGAAATGGATAATTCCCGTAAGATCGGAGAACTCACTTCAAATTACCAGCTGATCGGAGTGGCGCTGGATTTTCTGGGGTTCTGCCCATTCCTGCTGTTCCCTCTGGTCGAGGATACCACCCTGCTGGACCTGATGATGGAACTCGCCAACAATGCGCTGGGGATCCGGATCCCGGCCAAGGAAGTCCTGATCAGATCCCGCTATACGATAGACAGGGAGCGGAATTTCAACCACCGCGCGGGAGTTGCGGACATGGATCTGCCCAGATTCTTCTATCAGGAAAAACTGCCGCCCAGGGATACTGTTTTTGATCTGAATTTCGATGATCTGAAGAAGGCGTTTTAA
- a CDS encoding efflux RND transporter permease subunit: MNLPELSVKRPVGITMIVMMFILLGTISLFTLNVDLFPDIDFPLAFIQTPYPGVAPADMENIVTRKIEEEINSVENVKRITSSSFEGFSHISVEFVWGTDLNFAAIDVREKVDIAKRKLPRDIEQVTVSKLDINASPIIDIALGGDYDLKALRTIADKEIKPVLQRISGVASVDVTGGLEREIRIKTDPTTLAAMGLSINDVIKAVMADNQNTPLGNIDEGNFKYIVRSEGEIKSPQDLGRIIVKKLADRPVYLGELAVIEDSFKEISSVSRLNGKPSVTVSLKKSPGANPVNISDAVKKVLPTLEKKYQGKLKMTIGNDSSDFIRDSISMVKENAMIGGILAILIIYAFFRNLRATFIIGTSIPLAIIMTFLMMYLKKGMTMNLITLGGLALGIGIMVDNAIVALENIYRYMRMHGNEARSKCAIEGTSEVMMVILASTLTHVVVFVPIGLVPGIVGEIFFNLSLTIIFAEVATYFVAITFVPMLASKMLKVEEERKEPWMDILRDLYKRNLRWLLDSAWNRWCYIGIVGVVFVGSFFFFPAMEFFPKMDRGNFNIQFETPEGTTIEKTDVIARQIEQVLQKYKEVDKVLTSTQLGSGSLNVIMTPKKMRKLNQTQLINLIREEVTKIPGYNNITYAEASMGPPHGGSKPIQIEISGDDFVVVEDLCRKVAAQIKNVPSLKDIDDGVKAGRPEVKIVFDREKLRDLKLDLSTISGMVRSYIYGSIASTYKEANEEYDIRVEASDNYKDQINKLKELKIVVDDKTTVFLSQIATVFMGNGYTQINRKNLKRILTVGADIQGRPLQAVASDIQKELQKITFPEGYAYNFGGEEEDRKEAFGNLGYALIASFFLIYIVMAIQYDSLMDPFVIMFSIPLSVIGVVGALRLYGFALSVTAIVGIIMLGGIVVNNGIILLDFINHRRANLKEDKITAVLESGAIRLRPILMTVLCTILGMLPLSFGFGAGSDFFQPLAITVIGGLTISTLVTLSFLPVVYVIMDNLREKMMVWAKARF; encoded by the coding sequence ATGAATCTTCCTGAACTTTCGGTAAAACGTCCGGTAGGCATCACGATGATCGTGATGATGTTCATACTGCTGGGAACGATTTCACTGTTTACGCTGAATGTCGATCTGTTCCCTGACATTGACTTTCCGCTGGCATTCATTCAGACGCCTTATCCAGGTGTGGCTCCGGCGGACATGGAAAATATAGTTACCCGGAAGATCGAAGAGGAAATAAATTCTGTGGAGAACGTGAAAAGGATCACTTCCTCTTCTTTTGAAGGCTTTTCCCACATTTCTGTAGAATTCGTCTGGGGAACTGATCTGAATTTCGCGGCAATCGATGTCAGGGAAAAGGTCGATATCGCAAAGCGCAAGCTGCCGCGAGACATCGAGCAGGTCACTGTTTCCAAACTGGACATCAATGCCAGTCCGATCATCGATATCGCTCTGGGCGGTGATTATGATCTGAAAGCCCTGCGTACCATCGCTGATAAAGAAATCAAACCTGTGCTGCAGAGAATTTCGGGAGTAGCGAGCGTGGACGTGACAGGCGGTCTGGAACGTGAAATCAGGATCAAGACCGATCCCACCACTCTGGCTGCAATGGGGCTTTCCATCAATGATGTGATCAAGGCAGTGATGGCAGACAATCAGAATACTCCGCTGGGAAATATCGATGAGGGGAATTTCAAGTATATTGTCCGCTCTGAGGGGGAAATCAAGAGTCCGCAGGATCTGGGCAGAATCATTGTCAAAAAACTGGCTGATCGTCCGGTTTATCTTGGCGAACTGGCGGTGATCGAAGACTCATTCAAGGAAATTTCCTCAGTCTCGCGATTGAACGGCAAACCGTCTGTAACGGTGTCCCTGAAAAAATCCCCGGGCGCCAATCCGGTCAATATTTCCGATGCCGTGAAAAAGGTGCTTCCGACACTGGAAAAGAAATACCAGGGCAAGCTGAAAATGACGATCGGCAACGACAGTTCCGATTTCATCAGGGATTCGATCTCCATGGTCAAGGAAAACGCCATGATCGGAGGCATTCTCGCGATCCTGATTATTTACGCTTTTTTCAGGAATCTGCGCGCTACTTTCATCATCGGCACCAGCATCCCGCTGGCGATCATCATGACATTTCTGATGATGTACCTGAAAAAAGGCATGACCATGAACCTGATCACACTTGGCGGTCTGGCTCTGGGCATCGGAATCATGGTGGACAACGCCATTGTGGCCCTGGAAAATATTTACCGCTACATGAGAATGCACGGCAATGAGGCTCGCAGCAAATGCGCCATCGAGGGAACAAGCGAAGTGATGATGGTGATTCTGGCTTCAACGTTGACGCATGTGGTAGTATTTGTTCCGATCGGGCTTGTACCAGGCATAGTGGGTGAAATTTTTTTCAACCTTTCGCTGACGATCATCTTCGCTGAAGTGGCGACATACTTCGTGGCTATCACCTTTGTGCCGATGCTGGCCTCCAAGATGCTGAAAGTGGAGGAAGAAAGAAAAGAGCCGTGGATGGATATTCTGCGGGACCTTTACAAGCGGAATCTGCGCTGGCTTCTGGACAGCGCCTGGAATCGCTGGTGCTATATCGGGATCGTGGGAGTTGTGTTTGTGGGGAGTTTCTTTTTCTTTCCTGCCATGGAATTCTTTCCCAAAATGGACCGCGGCAACTTCAATATCCAGTTCGAAACACCTGAAGGCACCACCATCGAAAAAACCGATGTGATCGCCAGGCAGATTGAACAGGTGCTTCAGAAATATAAGGAAGTGGATAAAGTCCTCACCAGCACTCAACTCGGAAGCGGATCTCTGAACGTGATCATGACTCCCAAAAAAATGCGCAAACTCAACCAGACCCAGCTGATCAACCTGATCCGTGAGGAAGTAACGAAAATTCCGGGCTACAACAACATCACATACGCGGAAGCCTCGATGGGTCCGCCACACGGCGGCTCCAAGCCGATCCAGATCGAGATCAGCGGAGATGACTTTGTAGTAGTCGAAGACCTCTGCCGGAAAGTAGCGGCTCAAATCAAGAATGTCCCCAGCCTGAAAGACATCGATGACGGTGTGAAGGCCGGAAGGCCTGAAGTCAAGATCGTGTTTGACCGGGAAAAGCTCAGGGATCTCAAGCTTGACCTGTCTACAATCTCAGGAATGGTCAGGAGTTACATATACGGCAGCATTGCCAGCACTTACAAAGAGGCCAACGAAGAGTATGACATCCGGGTTGAAGCTTCAGACAACTACAAGGATCAGATCAACAAGCTGAAAGAACTCAAGATAGTAGTTGACGATAAGACAACCGTGTTTTTGTCTCAGATCGCCACTGTATTCATGGGCAATGGCTATACCCAGATCAACCGCAAGAATCTGAAGCGCATCCTGACTGTGGGAGCTGATATCCAGGGCAGGCCGCTGCAGGCTGTTGCCAGCGACATCCAGAAGGAACTTCAGAAAATTACCTTTCCTGAGGGATATGCCTATAATTTCGGAGGTGAAGAGGAAGACCGCAAAGAGGCTTTCGGAAATCTGGGTTATGCTTTGATCGCCTCCTTCTTCCTGATCTACATTGTGATGGCCATCCAGTATGACTCTTTAATGGATCCTTTCGTGATCATGTTCTCGATCCCACTGTCTGTGATCGGCGTTGTGGGAGCGCTGCGGCTCTACGGCTTCGCTCTTTCTGTGACAGCCATTGTCGGAATCATCATGCTGGGGGGAATCGTCGTCAACAACGGGATCATTCTCCTGGATTTCATCAATCACCGCCGTGCCAACCTGAAGGAAGACAAAATCACGGCTGTGCTCGAGTCCGGGGCCATCCGTCTGCGTCCAATCCTGATGACAGTGCTCTGCACGATTCTGGGAATGCTGCCGCTTTCTTTCGGATTCGGCGCAGGGTCGGATTTCTTCCAGCCGCTTGCGATCACAGTGATCGGCGGTTTGACGATTTCGACCTTGGTTACGCTCTCTTTTCTCCCTGTGGTTTACGTGATCATGGACAATCTCCGGGAAAAAATGATGGTCTGGGCGAAGGCGAGGTTCTAA
- a CDS encoding TolC family protein yields MLKKILLITALSISMVLPAKETSKNPDKVSTELKKKVTMEVEIPTALKTHPEAATPEVSLSSLIDMALRQNLTLKIQKLQIEQAWIGIKKADNSFIPNLDLLYTDNIKHNLDSAQKNASGPQADTFIYSLSLSQAFPALGKYNVLQKKLARLKSLAVETGYSKAELDLSKQIVKIFFQLVQYQETIKIHEENLMLIKKLLEIADLNMKVGLATKNDILRIEVQEYNIQVALLKTRNSYDNQLIDLANALNLDDTSSLNLVFPETLKFQVRSFDPKGAEDLMLKQDYDLVLSRNDQKVFTETFDAAKSAYLPTLSLSGKYNYSEKTGSYNDARDYSLGFAVSSPFYDGGDILDEIRKAEKDKQIMDLRAQSLENFKKGDLKKAYSDYREVQERVSSAEKSMEQAKENMRMVTTRYEHGDASIVEVIDAQITLTNSSLQAITTYYDERTRIMELLSRINEIQGLKSLDKGGARK; encoded by the coding sequence ATGCTCAAAAAAATCCTGCTGATCACTGCCCTGTCCATTAGCATGGTGTTACCAGCCAAAGAGACTTCAAAGAATCCGGACAAAGTTTCAACAGAATTAAAGAAAAAAGTCACGATGGAAGTGGAGATCCCTACGGCACTCAAAACCCATCCTGAAGCCGCAACCCCTGAAGTAAGTCTTTCCAGCCTGATCGACATGGCACTGCGGCAGAATCTCACCCTGAAAATCCAGAAACTGCAGATCGAACAGGCCTGGATCGGGATAAAAAAGGCCGACAACAGCTTCATCCCGAACCTTGACCTTCTGTACACCGACAATATCAAGCACAATCTTGACTCAGCACAGAAAAATGCCAGCGGTCCCCAGGCCGACACATTCATATACAGTCTAAGCCTGAGTCAGGCATTTCCCGCACTCGGCAAATACAACGTTTTGCAGAAAAAACTGGCCCGTTTGAAAAGTCTGGCCGTTGAAACCGGTTATTCCAAGGCTGAACTTGATCTGAGCAAGCAGATTGTGAAGATCTTCTTTCAGCTGGTGCAGTATCAGGAGACCATCAAAATCCACGAGGAGAACCTGATGCTGATTAAAAAGCTGCTGGAGATCGCAGATCTCAATATGAAGGTGGGTCTGGCCACCAAGAATGACATTCTGAGGATCGAAGTCCAGGAATACAACATCCAGGTGGCTCTGCTCAAGACCCGCAACAGTTACGACAATCAGCTGATCGATCTCGCCAATGCCCTGAATCTGGACGACACCTCCTCTCTGAATCTGGTGTTCCCGGAAACACTCAAGTTTCAGGTGCGCTCTTTCGATCCTAAAGGCGCGGAAGACCTGATGCTGAAGCAGGACTATGACCTGGTGCTCAGCCGGAACGATCAGAAAGTATTCACTGAAACCTTTGATGCCGCGAAAAGCGCTTATCTGCCTACGTTGAGTCTCAGCGGGAAATATAATTACAGTGAAAAAACGGGTTCGTACAACGATGCCAGGGACTACAGCCTGGGATTCGCCGTCTCATCTCCGTTCTATGACGGAGGAGATATTCTGGATGAAATCCGGAAAGCTGAGAAGGACAAGCAGATTATGGATCTGCGGGCGCAGAGCCTGGAAAATTTCAAAAAAGGAGATTTAAAAAAGGCTTATTCCGATTACAGGGAAGTTCAGGAGCGGGTGTCGTCAGCTGAAAAATCGATGGAACAGGCCAAGGAAAACATGCGCATGGTCACTACCAGATATGAGCATGGCGATGCTTCCATCGTCGAAGTGATCGACGCCCAGATCACACTGACGAATTCTTCTCTGCAGGCGATCACGACCTATTACGATGAACGCACCAGAATCATGGAGCTCTTATCCAGGATTAACGAGATTCAGGGACTAAAAAGTTTGGACAAGGGAGGAGCCAGGAAATGA